In Citrus sinensis cultivar Valencia sweet orange chromosome 3, DVS_A1.0, whole genome shotgun sequence, the sequence TAATATCAGCAGGCAGTTCTGTGAGTCAGGGAGATAAGTGGGCGTTGAAAGTGATTAAATTTTGTCAACTATGAGTAATGTTGAAGGCTTTAAACACTTGACAACTACGGTGGTGGAAGCAGCTAATTGTAAGCTCAAACAACTTCCTTACTGTTAAAGTGCTTTTGGCGGATGGGTCTTCAGTTTTCAGATACAGATCTTGTTCATTAATTGTACCTTCTCTCTGCATACTCGAATCCTTGTCTGTTTTCCAAAGGGtcactaaaatgaaaatagtgaGAGGCCAATAGGTATAGTCGTAGTATTCTAGAATTCAAACGTAGTACATCGAAATGACTTGCTATTGTGAGTTTTTACTTTTGATCCAGGAAGGGAAACTGTTGTTTTACTTTTGCCTAAAGCATTGTGTCCAATGGTCACCTGTCTGCTTACTGTTTTGCAAACAATTAAAACTTTAGGACGATGATATCTTATGATAGGGCAAAATTATGTTGCAACTGTGGTATGGTACTACAGTTGTTTTCAGCCGTTGGATCCACAGTTGTATAGTTACATTAATTGGATCTAATGATTGAAAGCAACTGTGATATCATACCACAGTTGCAACATAGCTGGACCCCTTatgataatatgaaaagtTGAAAATGAGTAATGCTTTTTACAACCATTTAATATCCttataaaatctcattttttaaCCATAGTTGTATGGTTAgaataaattacataaaaggaTTATCATGAATTGAATTAAAcacttttataaaaattatgaaccctaactatttataaatttataatataatcgatttcttctttttttggatgaaatcaaaataattttgaatcaaTAGAGAGATGAATCACCTGATAATAAGATACGTTTGTGATTTAGTTACTTTAGTCTAGATAATAacagaattaattaaaactctattgtaatttttttattcttttttgtaatttctgtcaaagaaagaattacaaatataaaaaagagtGTTTCGTAAAAGTTTTAAGGGGGTGGTGGAAGCGCAACCCTATGAAAATCTATACATTCATTTTGTGAACATGAATTTGGGGCCTGAGAGGGAATAACAAAGAGGCCCCCAAAGTGACCAAAGACATCTTATTTGAGATTTCGGATTTCATATTGTTACTATAAATAAGGttaatgctaagttacatgcatgtaccttacaaccctctcacatgaatagtgaatAATGTGGGTCCactcactattcatgtgagagggttgtaaggtacatgcatgtaacttagaggAATCCTATAAATAATATCTTGACAGCGTCATCAAATATACTTGGAACATCCCATTGCCACTATTCTTCTGAAAGGCAGGCGGGGTAAAGCAAAACTTgccctttcttcttcttcttctttttttttttctttttcagcgGTTGAAAATGCATTTGGCCTCTGATTGACagataaaaggaaaaaggactGGTGAATTTGTCCTCTATTGAAAGATCCATTATCTATGACGAAGGAAAGAATGTGCTAAATTGTACCATTAGTTGCACATATTcgtaagttatttttttttataaaatgtgaatggagtaaaaaaaagtttctctGTAAgggttatttatttgaatatgtattttataaaatttaatataataatataagtctcagctatatatatatgattataaatattaatataatatttgttataataataattataaatatttgtataatataataatctaatatataattaatatttaaaaaaaaagttgcacATAGGAATCCCACACTCGCTTTGCTAAGGGCAATTGTCAGTTACCCATTAAATGCTTGGGCAACTAACATAGTTGCAATAGTTGCAAATTTCAATTGGGCAAAGTTAGACATGGAATGGGCTATGTATCTAACTAGAAAAATCATTAGATTAGAGGAATCTTGGGATAAATAATTCGTTGGAGGACCatgttgaaaattgaaatattcaGTAATATAAAAAGAGAGGGAATCTGGCAAATGTAGACGCCTGGAAGGCATGCAActgataatattaaattattcagGACCCTCGTTGAAATTGTACCTGCCAATGCCACTGTTATTGCAATAGCATTTTTTAGTTGTCATCATTATCTCCGTGTTTCACTCATTCATGTCTCAAACCATTTTTGCTTCAAGCAAGCTGACTCTTCTTTATCTCAGTATCTCTCTCCAGTgataaagaagaagataagAGCCCAAGAAAacccaaaagagaaaaaaaaaatgtcttcaCCAAGCAAACGTCGAGAGATGGACTTGATGAAGCTGTTAGTAATCATTTATCaatctttttcaattatattcattttccttGGTTGAAAgctttttctgatttttttttttttgctttttttttttctttggtggGGTTTGTTTGAATAGGATGATGAGCGATTACAAAGTGGAGATGATCAATGATGGCATTCAGGAGTTCTATGTACATTTTCAGGGACCTAATGAAAGTAAATTCTTTAATACCCgcttatttatctttattttgtaattttttcacttttttagttgttttttgtatttttttgagCTAGTTATGAAATTAACTTCATTGAGTTTGCGCGACGTATTTCGGCTTTCTTTCTTGATTTAGCTATGTTGACCATCTGTTGATGACTGTCTTTCCTGAGCTTGTATAATTAGAGAATACAGATGCTTTTTAATAACTAGATTCCATAGTCTTAtgcaatttttatatttttcaaatttgtataCTTTCCAATTGGCATAGTGTTTGAGTTTGTTCTTGATTaccaatttttaatttccttcagTATCAACCATTTCTACCCTGCAAGTATTATTGAGTAATTGGCTACCTGAGTGCTTAGAAAAAATGTAGATTTACTGTTTCTGATAGTTCTCAATGGTTTTAATATTAATCTTGTTGTTGCTTtctaatagattttttattattaatttttgaaaatggcAGGTCCTTATCATGGAGGTGTATGGAGGATAAGAGTTGAGCTGCCAGATGCTTATCCATATAAATCTCCCTCGATAGGCTTTGTCAATAAGATCTACCATCCGAACATTGATGAGATGTGGGTAATTGAATACTTAAAATTCTCTTATTTTCCATATCAGTAGTTCATTGCATTTATTTGCTTAGTGAGGATCGTTTGTGAGTTTTAAGCATCTTGTTGTTCTCTAATTTCAGGTCAGGCTCAGTTTGTTTGGATGTTATTAACCAGACCTGGAGCCCCATGTTTGGTAATGATGTTTATTAGTTGAGATAATAGGAAAGCAGCTTTCCAATTGTGTTTAGAGCCATttcttacaaaaaaaaaaacacctttTTGTTCCAGACCTAGTGAATGTGTTTGAAGTATTCCTGCCACAGCTTCTTCTTTATCCCAACCCATCAGACCCATTGAATGGTGATGCTGCAGCACTGCTGATGCGTGATCGAGCTGCTTATGAACAAAGAGTTAAAGGTATTGAACACTTTCTTTATCATTCCTTGCAATGGCAATAAGCATGCACCTTAACTGAAAATTTGTTTCCACCGGTGCTTGCTAATTTTTCAATCTCTTTGCTGGTCTCCTTTCATTTCCTTCTTGCTGGATTTCATGTGCTGTAAATTTgatgtaaaattttctttcaatcatTATGTTTCTTGGGAACATTGGAAGTTTGACCTGGAACAGCTAATCTGCTTGAGATGATATTTTTGAGTTGTGTGTTTcattctctgaattagttgTGTGCTATGAAGGAACTAAGGGACTACCTGCATTTATTAAGAATGAAACACCGTTGGACTTCGGAAATCTTGTTTCACCATCTGTAAATGTTATACATGGATGAAGCTTCTCTATGATGGATAAAAAGAATACTATATTTAAGCTTTATGGATAGGGCTCGATCTCTTGAGTCAATTTCTATATTGTTGTGGATCCATCTGTGAGATATGTTTTCTCCACTAGATGAAAACTCATCTAGCATGAAGGTGGTATAGTTTATTAATGCCTCATTGATACATTGTTTTGCTGTTGCAATTGTTTGTTCCAGAGTATAGAGAGAAATATGCCAAGGCAGAAGACATAGAAGCTGCCCCAGATGAAAACTCCAGTGACGAGGAGATGAGTGAAGATGAATACAATTCTAGTGATGATGCAATGGCTGGGAAAGCTGACCCGTAGCTGTTCATCTTGGGTTCTCAACAATTGTTATGTTGTATATCATGTTGCTAATTTCGTTTGCAATCTCAACttgcatataaaaaataaaattatagagCGGAATGAAACTCCAACCCATTGCTGTAGATGTTTGCTGGTAATGTTAAATTTCTCACTTTTATCGATGTAGATACTAAATAATTCACGATTATATTTTAGCACTGAGCTACATGTTACATTCGCAAACGAGGTGGTATCCTTTTCGTTCGTTTCGATAGGAGTtgtggacctatttgaaaaacTATGCTCTTAActaagaaattatgaaaattaggGACCCGGATGTTATTTGCCGCACTCTCTAGAAAATTGTAAACCTTTTTATGGAAGCAGGTTCCACTTAACACGGTGAAAGCCTGAAAGGACTGACAGTTGTTATAAGCACATATCAATTGATTAATCATCAACAGTCAATCCAGGAATAATTTGCGAATTCGAATTCCATTACTATGGGTCTGTATGTCACAGTTGAATTACCAAAATTTTGCATGGAATTTCAAAGCATGGAAGGAATTCTAACAAGCgaacaaaatattgaaagatGGTGGCGGGCAAAGTTCTTGAGAGCTACAAAAAACTTATATTACattgttattgtttggttTAAGTCATTAGactaatcaaattcaaatgtaGGCAGAGGCTCAAAGAAATAATGACGTTAAAGCTCAGTAGATGAATCTTAAAATAACACTATTGAGGGGGCCGAGCAACTTAACCTGCAAGATGCAGGTATGAAACTACCGGATTCCAATAATGGATAAGCAGGTTTACAATGGCGAATCAAAGACCTACACTATGTTAACAGTATGAACTAACTGCACTTGTACAGGCCTGCCTGGAAGGGCTGGCTGCTTGTACACTGCATTTTGTACCCAACAGCaacaatttttcctttttttccctaatTACAAAGACATTATCTATCCTCCAAACCAATTCATAATTGACTTGGCCGCCTTTTGCCAGCATCTGTTCTCAACCTCTTAACAGGATTTGCCCAACCAACAGCCCCGCTACCACCATTTGCTGGTTGAGCAGGCTGGTTGGCCCACCCATGCTGGTGGGTAGTTTGCTGAGTATGACGCATATCCTTAGGTACCAAACCTAGACCTGGACTTTTGATATTACGACCCAAGCTAGGTGGTGAGACAGGGCCAGATACAGATCTTGGCTTCACCACTGACTTTTCCCtgtcttttctcttcttcttgcaGATAACCAGCTCCCCTGGATGTGGAGAATCATCCGGCTGAGATTGCTCTCGACTACTGCCACTTCCACTTCCAAGCCTTGATTCCTTCTGTGGTATTTGGACTCTAATCCTACTGTCTTCACTAACAGGAACAGATCCACGTTGTGGTGGCTTTTGGGGAGGACTAGGACCAGGTTCCATCTCGTTTATTATCTTGTGCCTCTTACTTTGGCCAACAGTGGTTTGTCTTGGAGACGGCGTAGAGACAGAGGTAGATAGTGGGCCAGTGAAAGAGAGTGCACTTCTGGCTTCTCGAAAATCTGTATCCGGAAATGCAATCTTCAATAAATCGAAAAACAGATCATGAACTTTCCTTGCTTCTGATCTAACCTGTAGAATATAGTCATATGTTAATATAAAACTATGAGGATAAAAAAACTTGCCCCATAACATTGTGCATTCATCTAAAGATACTATTAAAATGCAACTGTATGACAATAGTCATATGTTAATATACAACTAAGAGGATAGAAAACTTGCCCAATAACATCAGGCATTTATCTGAAAATACTATTAAAATGCATCAGCAGGCATACAGATGTGCTAGTTACAATGAGCAACCATACCTCATGTGAAAAGCCATAAAACTGCATTGCACCCTTTAACATAAACTGCACATCAGACACCAGCTCCATCACTCCATTATACTCTAGCCTGTCAACACGCTGATCAATCTTCCGTAAatccaaaatattatttccaGCTCCACTCACGTAACCAGAAGTTTCAATTCTCTTCCACAAATCAGTTAGCAGGGGTACAATTTGATGCCCTTCTTTCTCGATTCTCCTTTGGAGCTTACTAATTACATTCTTGCACTGTGGACATGAGAACTTTCAAGTTATTTCGCTATATGTAAAGCATGAACAGCGATGAATGAGCAAAGAAGACGAGGGGAAAAAAGAAGGTTATAAACAGTTAAGTTATTCTCTAATACACAGATTTGAAATTATACAACCATATCCTGACTCTTCTCTCTCACCCTGACAGGAAAAAAGACCTCTACTGTACcatccccaaaaaaaaagggacaaTTGCtaggaaaaggaaaatgctTAAAACCAGTATATCAGCCAATAATTCACCCGCATGCTAGGACTTAGCTACTACAACATTATTGAAAGAATTCCTAAGTGTGGCCTCAGAAAAATTTCCTTTTGAGCTACAGCAATCACATAAGTCTatcctaaaaataataataataataaccaaataaataaataaaatcaaataagaataatgataTATACATCCCAAATTGTTTCCCAGCATTTCATCCCAAATTATGTCGCATTTGATGAGTCATTCATCAAGTAGCTGCTAGATTTTCACAAGTTCCAATTGAATTATATCACTTCATCCACTTGATGAATGCTACATCATTTGGGATAATTTTGGGATGTCTAGCACTACTCTGAGTAACTGATTTAACATTCTTCACATAACAGATTCAATATATTCTTCTACGTAATATGAACGAAAACAGATAATCAGGAGAACGTAGTACAGTAGGAAGAGAAACTATAGCTACCACAAAAGATGGCCAGAAGCAACAAACTATCAAACATTCATCATTATATGCACATAATATTCGTACCATACAAAAAGGCGCCACAAGTAGCTTCTTTAATGTCATACCATGAAATCTTAGTTTTCCCTTCCGCCAAGTTGGATTCACATATCAACACATCAGAACTGAATACCAAAAGTATGTTACATGTACTCTAGTGATCAAGATACCAAACAACAAATTCAAATAGGAACAGTTGTGAGAGAAAATCCCAATGTGCAGATTAACAAGGTAAAAGCATTGCCACAGATTCACAGAAAGACAACAAGGCTCCAGGTCAATTAAATCTACATTACTAATATAGAGAAGGAAGATTGGTAGAGAAATGATAGAAACAAAGACTGAGaagaaaatcataaacatTTCAAAAACCATAATGTAGCAGAGATACAGTACATACCCTCCTCTGGATGACATCAGACATCTTAGCACTAAAATTTGAGGAACCACTAGCATTCGCAATTTTCCCATCCCAACTTTCTTTGAAGTGATCAGCAGCATCTTCTGTATGACCAGGCATGCAATTCAATCGACCAGTTTTCAGTGAAGCACGCGACTTTGGGGCATTAGCTATTTTCCGTGAAGGTAAGTTCCGCCTACTTTTCGAAGATGGCTCACTTTGATCATGCCTGAGAGAATTGGATTCCCCGTGTGCTTTCATTTCAGTATCAGTCCTTAACTGTGCTGGATATTTGTTGTCCATTTGGAAGGGCAAGAGAGATGAATCACCGCGATGGAGAGGTGTGTCGGTGCAAGACCTCTCCTCTGGCCTTTCAACAGTATGACGGGGTCGAACTCGAATACTACGCTTTCGTTTGATCTTAGGCTGCAAAACCTGTTCATCTTCACCTTCGTCACGATCATGAGTCCAACTTCCAGATTGCTGGTGGTCCATGTGAGAATCTCCAGATACTGCAATCTCTCCCTCTTCTAACTCATCTGGCTGGAGAAATGAACAAGACCAAAATTAACAGATGCACTTCACAATCTAATGAAAACAATAGTTAACAAAGAGTGGAACATACCATCCTCTTTGAAAGAGAACCTGGCCTAGCTTCTAATGCAGACAGAGACCCAAATTTCTGAGGGGAAACAGGAGATACTATCTGTGTCAATCTTCGACTGTTCGAAGATGATCCTGAAGAACCAGCTTCCTCAACTACATGATTGTTTCTTGTGTTTTCTGAAGGCCGGAGATAGTCATAACCACCTTCGCAAACTGGACCATCTTCTTCTGATTGGTCTTTGTTACTCAGTGGTGCCCCAACAGCACCACTGTATTCATCATCTTCAAACTCTccaatttctccctcttcttccTGCACAGGATATCCATTCCTCTCATCAGAGCTTGCTTCAGAATATTCTCCAATTTCATCATCAACTTCCTTGTAATTAGGATACTTTTTCCCCTTGGGTcccctttttctttctgtttCAATTTCACCAGAATCCACACCAATATTGCTACCAAACAAAATATTCTTTGATGGCTTTTTGGATAAATTAGCAATAGTAGCATTCACTTCCTTTGTACTGGCTCGAAGCCACTTCGGTACCTGGTCATATCTTGTCATCTCCTCAATCCAACCAAACTCTTCATCCATTTGATCAAACAATTCTACTTCATCTTCACTTCTAGCAATCATCCGATTTACCTCCTGCAGTGATGGAACATCATGCACAGTTTCTTGGTACCTTTCCTCATCATGTAATAATGTCTCCAAAGTCATACGCCTCTCTTCATGAGTTGTTCTCTGATCAAATCGTCCAGCATTGATGACCTCATCAGCCATGTCAATCTTATACTGCTGAATGTTATTCCTTATGAGGCCCTCAATAGATCCAATATATCGATCCTTACCTGCAAGATCATCCTCTAAATCAACTGTACCTCCACTTCTTAGTTCATCCTCTTTTTGGTGACTCGAAATtttgtcaacaactgcttccATATAAATGACCTTAACTTCTCTTTTCTGTCCAATGCGGTGGGCTCTAGCAACTGCCTGTTCCTCATTTTTTGGGTTAGGATCGGGATCATAAATGATGACTGTGTCAGCAGACTGAAGATTAAGACCACGTCCAGCGGCACGAATACTAAGCAGGAATATAAAGCAGTCTGAATCATGGCTATTAAAGTCCACAATAGCTGATTCACGATCTTCTAAACTAGTAGTTCCATCAATTCGCCTGTACACAAGTTGCCGCCATTGTAGATATTCCTCCAGGATATCAAGAAGCTTGGTCATGGTGCTAAACAGCAGTACTCTATGCCCCGTTCTCTGAAGTTTTATAAGGATCCTATCCAGGATCCATAATTTCCCACATGATTTTACAAGAAAATCTTTGGATAAGTCACTGAAATATGGATAGTTTAGCAAAGGATGATTGCAAGTTTTACGAAGCTCCATACATCTGTTATTAAGAGTTTTATACACCTTGGCCTGGTATATGGGATTTTTTTGAACCCTTCTCTTCTCATCTTCAGGATCAACCCGAAGAGTACCAGTGGCTTTGATCCAATCATAAATAGCACTCTGAATAGCTGACATTCTACACCTTAAAACTATTGAGACCTGCAATCCAGAAATGGTATTACATGTCAGGAACTCAAAGGAGGGGATCCACAGGGGTAGAACAACATTAGAGCCCTTAGTCTATCCATTTAATtgcaatttttatgttttctctTCTGACATCTTAACCCCAATTTGAACAAGTGGCTCTACAACTATTATTTCTTGTTTCTGACATTTTGGCTCCTGTTGTTACATTTGACCATCTTATTtcttacattttaaaaatttttctaCCCACGACCACACCCCAAAAAGGGGGGGAAGGTAAAGAAATCCGGTTCCTCCCCTGATGAGCCAATGGGATTGCAAATATAGCATACCTTGGGTGGAAGGGAACCTTCGACATCTTCAACACGGCGTCTGAGCATAAAAGGCTCCAATATTTGATGAAGTCGGTGGATAATGATAACTTTCTTTTCAGTCTCAAGCCAGTCATCATCTGCATTATGTGTAGGACCTTCCTTTTGAAATGGTTGTGAAAACCAATCATGGAATGCTTTCCGATTATCAAACACTTCAGGAAGAAGTAGATTTAAGAGTGACCAAAGTTCCTTTAAATCATTCTGCAAAATCAAAAGCACTTGGCACTCAGTTAAACACATTGAGTATCTTTAAGCACCAATCGCAAATAAACATTAATTGAGAGCTATCTTAACAGACCTGTAAAGGCGTCCCTGTAAGAAGCAAGCGCCTCTGGCAACGATATCTATCAAGGTCACGGGCCAAAACTGATTCTCTGTCTTTCATTCTTTGTGCTTCATCAATTATGATATACTTCCAATCAACTTTTGACAGTTTTGAGCGGTCATACATGATGAACTCATAAGTTGTCACAAGGACATTAAATTTCAGGGCAGCGACCTCCTATAGAAAGCACCGTAGAGTAAAATTCAGTTCCTTCACAAAATCTCCGGTATTGGGAAAAAATGCAAATATGTGCCACTAACCTGAGAAAACAACCTTGACCGTTGATCCTTTGCACCAACATAATAAATGCATGATACAGATGGCAGCCACTTATGCAACTCACTCTGCCACATGGACATAGTTAGCCACTTTTGGAAGTACTGGGAATAGTCAGACCACGCAATGAAAAGAAACTAACCTTCCAATTCACCAATACAGCATTAGGGACAATTATAAGATGAGGGCCATAGTTCCCTTTAAATTCCATCAAATAAGCTATCAGTGCCATCACCTGCagaggaaataaaataattagaaatgcCAACTAAGATTCAATATGCTgccttaaaatattatagttaaTTCTCCTTATAACAAAAGCAAAGcacttatttataaatttactcTAGTATCTGTCACactatttaaaaagaaaaagctccGCATCCACAGAAGAGTCTCTCATGTATGAACTAATAGACCCTGACGTAAGTATGCACTCAAAACTAGAAATACAAGAGATTTCCTCTGTCTCCTTTAGGGAGGATTTCAACCTCAGATCCTAACAAAAAATCACCTGCACAGTCTTCCCAAGCCCCATCTCATCTGCCAATATTccatttaatttgttgttaTACAAAGAAAGCATCCACTGCAATCCAACCTGCCAAACACGACACAATAACAGCTCAAAAAACTAGATGGCAACAAAAGATAACACAACAGAAAGCAAACAcctgcaaaaaataaaataaaataaaataaaatctccaACAGCAACCTACAATCTGATAATCTCGTAAGGTTCCGGCTCGTAACATTGAGGGTTGCCTCATGACCCTTTCGTTCACAGCATGAGCAAGACTATAATACCTGTTGACAGCCACAATGAAAACATAAGGAATAGCTAAATATGAAACCATTATAAGCAGCATACGATCTTTACGTACAATAACATAGCTGACTGTGCAGATAAAAGATAAACCAATTCTGAGTGCATTTACGACAAGCTGACAACTATCAAACTGGAGAGTAGAGAGGATAATTGCATAAATTTCACGGGTGGGACAAAATCTCCATTGAATGAAGCCAACAGCTCTATTggcatttcacaataaaaaagCACGTTTCTTTTTCTCCGTTCTAAATGTTTCTTTTATATAAAGACTTACATTTATGAGCGTATTATCCAATAATAACTTACTTGTTAACGGATGAACCATCCCTGGGGGCATTCATTTCCAGAAATCTATTTCTGATCATCACTTCCTCACCAGCACAAGCTGCTGCCGACCTAACCTCTTCTTCAGAAAGACCCTATTTTGACCAGATAGAAACAAAGTGAGATTTGCTAATATAtaggaaacaaattaaaatcttcacTTCTGTGAAGAACTCTAAAAACTATAGAAAACCCTGCATAAAGTGTACACCTAACATGAGACaggaaaaggaagaaaaatgcCACAAACCAACAAAATTATCAGACTGTATCCCAATCAAGCTGgatgaaaaatattgaataaacaaatgaaataacataaataaaaccCAATGCAAAGGTAGCATGCGTTGTGTGTATACAAGAGTATATTGTATGTATTCATTTTGCTCCCAATTTCATGGCTTCGAAGCCTAAAAATTTTGGAGAAATGGGGGATGAGAGGAAAGGGGTGACTTGTagggagagggagagggagagaagggaaaaaaacacATGCCTGCAATcttgcagcagcagcagcagcatttGCTGCCTCTTCAACTTCCTGCTGATTCTTGGCAGCGGTTATTTTACTTCCCAGTTTATAAAGATATTCTTCAGTCTGAGTCAAGAATGACGAGAGGACTGCATATCTTTCTGCAGCATCACCCGGGATACTAGTCTGCTGCTCTAGCAACATCTCCCTATACCTCTCAACATCATTATTCTTCAAGGCTTCCATCCTTTTGTTCCGATCATCATCCTTTCTCTTCGAGAACTCCCTCAAAATTCTCTCATGGTATTTGGCAACTCCCCGATTCCGGGCAGTCCGTGCATCACGGATGGCCCAATGAGCCTCAAGAAGCTTTTTACGCCACTGTGAGATGGATTTTAATTGCTTCTCTCTCATGGCCTTCTGAGATGTTTGTACTTGTCTCATCAGTTCAACACGCTGACGCTCACACAGCCGGACAAACTTCCTATATTGTCTGTCAGGCATTGCCATAATCTCCTGCTGTTGTTGGTCAACTTCATCCCTTAAACGTGACTGTAGATCTAAAAGTCTAAGctttttttgttcaatctgCAACCGCAGAACAAGATCTGGCCtgattctttttctctctaaatTAACTGCCAATATGCCACTaatcttcttcaaattttctGATCTTTTCTTTTGGAGAACTTCCAAGCCTTCCTCAGAAAGTAGATCTTTGACATCATATGCCAATGTTAgattattactactattaaCCATTGCTGTCGACCCAACAGAGTCATGTTTTCTAgtgaaaaagggaaaatcaaATAGTGGTCCATGATACTTTCTGGCAGCGCCAACATCTTTTGGCTGGAGGGCAGTAGTTGCTTGTGCTGGCTTCTTAACTTGAACTGCGTCACATGCAGAAACCTGAGGTGCAACAGACTTTCCTCTATCAGCTGGGAAATCACTTTGTTGTTGAGTTCGCAGAAGACCACATTCTACTTCCTGGTCTGACTTAACTGAAGATACAGGGGCCTGCTGCTCTTCTTTTCCTGGTACTACCACAGGTGCAGGTTCCTTTGTCACAGCCGACATACCCTGCCCAACTGGTGACACAGCTGCTTTATCATCCCCAGCATAAGCTTCTTCTTTTGGTAA encodes:
- the LOC127901208 gene encoding ATP-dependent helicase BRM-like isoform X2 → MQSGGGPSRNRAASTSSAASPSSSSSAVSTPHLGFDSLQQQQQHQQQQQRQPFQQQILRKPDGNEAILAYQVGSLPGLMGGGNFASPPGSMQPPQQSRKFFDFAQQHAISQESQNRSQGVEQQLLNPVHQAYMQYALQAQQKSASVLQSQQQAKLGMLGPASGKDQDMRMGNLKMQELISMQSANQAQASSSKNSSEQFVRGEKQMEQPQQQVSDQKGEPKPPSQQTLGGQGMAANIIRPMQAAQHQQSIQNAAGNQLAMAAQLQAWALERNIDLSQPANASLIAQLIPIMQSRIVANHKANESNMGAPSSPVPVSKQQVTSPTIAGENSPHANSSSDVSGQSGSAKARPTVSPSPLGSTTSAAVVNNVNNISLQQFSVHGRDNQVPSRQPVAIGNGLPPIHPPQTSLNMTPGVDQPLPVKNSSGPENSQMQYLRQLNRSSPQSAIPSSDGSSANNFSSQGGLATQMPQQRLGFTKHQLHVLKAQILAFRRLKKGEGTLPQELLRAIVPPSLELQQQPAQQQFLPAAVNNQDRVSGKIAEDQLRHLESNGKDAQAVSSSNVQSLPKEEAYAGDDKAAVSPVGQGMSAVTKEPAPVVVPGKEEQQAPVSSVKSDQEVECGLLRTQQQSDFPADRGKSVAPQVSACDAVQVKKPAQATTALQPKDVGAARKYHGPLFDFPFFTRKHDSVGSTAMVNSSNNLTLAYDVKDLLSEEGLEVLQKKRSENLKKISGILAVNLERKRIRPDLVLRLQIEQKKLRLLDLQSRLRDEVDQQQQEIMAMPDRQYRKFVRLCERQRVELMRQVQTSQKAMREKQLKSISQWRKKLLEAHWAIRDARTARNRGVAKYHERILREFSKRKDDDRNKRMEALKNNDVERYREMLLEQQTSIPGDAAERYAVLSSFLTQTEEYLYKLGSKITAAKNQQEVEEAANAAAAAARLQGLSEEEVRSAAACAGEEVMIRNRFLEMNAPRDGSSVNKYYSLAHAVNERVMRQPSMLRAGTLRDYQIVGLQWMLSLYNNKLNGILADEMGLGKTVQVMALIAYLMEFKGNYGPHLIIVPNAVLVNWKSELHKWLPSVSCIYYVGAKDQRSRLFSQEVAALKFNVLVTTYEFIMYDRSKLSKVDWKYIIIDEAQRMKDRESVLARDLDRYRCQRRLLLTGTPLQNDLKELWSLLNLLLPEVFDNRKAFHDWFSQPFQKEGPTHNADDDWLETEKKVIIIHRLHQILEPFMLRRRVEDVEGSLPPKVSIVLRCRMSAIQSAIYDWIKATGTLRVDPEDEKRRVQKNPIYQAKVYKTLNNRCMELRKTCNHPLLNYPYFSDLSKDFLVKSCGKLWILDRILIKLQRTGHRVLLFSTMTKLLDILEEYLQWRQLVYRRIDGTTSLEDRESAIVDFNSHDSDCFIFLLSIRAAGRGLNLQSADTVIIYDPDPNPKNEEQAVARAHRIGQKREVKVIYMEAVVDKISSHQKEDELRSGGTVDLEDDLAGKDRYIGSIEGLIRNNIQQYKIDMADEVINAGRFDQRTTHEERRMTLETLLHDEERYQETVHDVPSLQEVNRMIARSEDEVELFDQMDEEFGWIEEMTRYDQVPKWLRASTKEVNATIANLSKKPSKNILFGSNIGVDSGEIETERKRGPKGKKYPNYKEVDDEIGEYSEASSDERNGYPVQEEEGEIGEFEDDEYSGAVGAPLSNKDQSEEDGPVCEGGYDYLRPSENTRNNHVVEEAGSSGSSSNSRRLTQIVSPVSPQKFGSLSALEARPGSLSKRMPDELEEGEIAVSGDSHMDHQQSGSWTHDRDEGEDEQVLQPKIKRKRSIRVRPRHTVERPEERSCTDTPLHRGDSSLLPFQMDNKYPAQLRTDTEMKAHGESNSLRHDQSEPSSKSRRNLPSRKIANAPKSRASLKTGRLNCMPGHTEDAADHFKESWDGKIANASGSSNFSAKMSDVIQRRF